A region from the Antennarius striatus isolate MH-2024 chromosome 22, ASM4005453v1, whole genome shotgun sequence genome encodes:
- the cax1 gene encoding cation/H+ exchanger protein 1 → MSHKKLQHISGDVSNQRSRSVADCLENCDPDQHQRFPREQPQSDWSSIGSRRPELSSAELSSPDASVHHFYHYTPKCFLTIHKGRSTLARSTPSQCGDEVWHEGTTKTTIRAVNEVEAHREANNYKFGFRKWKGNVTERPIEDRSDIIKELYSDFTIIKHREGSLLTFGNIVYVFLFGWWISFIYLLVCPVMFLSILGIPYGKLCLKMAWYFIWPFGKSLEKAGDVHKRSTLRHPRCEIIPEEQKDDQEGKDPIRNQDSDPLLKFSPVPIELPIPETPARKTSNHWCHISTYVWLLLGYPVLAGVHCLACILSWMLVFTIPVAKMNARTLTTIFLLAPEDIQIHRLEKTRGYESRVILCCYQASNVYYYKYTVQGINIFALNLLPLVLITLIIGYTDHGNNFSTETKFATAITSIIPLSYYIGMGIASISAQSNFAVGAVVNATFGSITEMAFYITALLRGQQAATKCYEEVVKAALTGTLLGCILFIPGICMIIGGIKHREQRFNVRSAGVSSALLFISVGGVFAPTLFSKTFGNLVCESCTNIPGNASVPFICKDCHYETSQADPHLILSQTEPLVYTISVLLPAAYLIGLIFTLKTHSHIYDIHISDDPAGLVHSQQAPVSASASQPPGEVPAGRLLEANSCINARIIATDQPVATGHHVVHWSRRRALAVLIVATVLMACCADLSTENIEPLLNHSSISQYFIGVTLLAMVPELPEIVNGILFALQNNISLSLEVGSCIAVQVCMIQIPLLVLFNAFYDVGFVLVFSDIHLWASIFSVILVNYIFMDGKCDYFQGTALVVVYLILLALYFFAPSPHSC, encoded by the exons atGTCCCACAAAAAACTGCAGCATATATCGGGTGATGTGAGCAACCAGCGGAGCAGATCCGTGGCTGATTGTTTAG AGAACTGTGATCCTGATCAGCATCAACGGTTTCCACGGGAACAGCCCCAAAGTGATTGGTCCTCCATTGGCTCCCGTCGTCCAGAACTAAGCTCGGCGGAGTTGTCCTCTCCAGATGCTTCTGTTCACCACTTCTACCACTACACACCGAAATGTTTTCTCACCATTCACAAAG GAAGAAGCACCTTGGCCAGGTCGACTCCATCACAGTGTGGAGATGAGGTTTGGCATGAAGGCACCACAAAGACCACAATCAGAGCTGTGAATGAGGTTGAGGCACACAGGGAAGCCAACAACTACAAG tttGGCTTCAGGAAGTGGAAAGGCAATGTGACAGAAAGGCCCATTGAAGACCGATCAGACATCATCAAGGAGCTTTACTCTGATTTCACCATCATTAAGCACAGAGAAG GCTCCCTGCTCACCTTTGGTAACATAGTTTACGTATTTTTATTTGGATGGTGGATTTCCTTCATCTACTTACTTGTGTGTCCTGTTATGTTTCTATCAATCCTTGGCATTCCTTACG GCAAACTTTGTTTAAAGATGGCGTGGTACTTTATTTGGCCATTTGGGAAGTCACTAGAAAAG gctgGAGATGTACACAAGAGATCAACTTTGAGACATCCCAGGTGTGAGATTATTCCAGAAGAACAGAAAGATGACCAAGAAGGTAAAGACCCCATCAGGAACCAAGACTCTGACCCCCTTCTGAAGTTTTCGCCTGTCCCCATTGAGCTGCCCATCCCAGAAACACCAGCGAGAAAAACTTCAAATCATTGG TGTCACATCAGTACTTATGTTTGGTTGTTACTGGGCTACCCAGTACTGGCTGGGGTCCACTGTCTGGCCTGCATCCTCTCCTGGATGCTGGTCTTCACCATACCAGTAGCCAAAATGAACGCCCGCACACTGACCACCATATTCCTCTTGGCACCAGAGGACATTCAAATCCACAGGCTGGAGAAG ACTCGTGGGTATGAGTCCAGAGTCATCTTATGCTGTTATCAAGCTTCCAATGTGTATTACTACAAATACACCGTTCAAGGAATCAACATTTTCGCTCTCA ATCTACTTCCCCTTGTATTAATCACTCTGATTATTGGCTATACTGACCATGGAAACAACTTCAGTACTGAAACCAAGTTTGCCACAGCCATCACCTCGATCATCCCTCTCTCCTATTACATTGGCATGGGTATCGCcag CATTTCTGCACAAAGTAACTTTGCGGTGGGAGCGGTGGTGAACGCCACATTTGGCTCCATTACGGAGATGGCCTTCTATATCACGGCGCTGCTGCGGGGACAACAGGCCGCCACCAAATGTTACGAAGAGGTCGTCAAAGCAGCACTGACCGGGACCTTGCTCGGGTGTATACTGTTCATACCT GGTATCTGCATGATCATTGGGGGCATTAAGCACAGGGAGCAGCGATTTAACGTTCGTTCGGCCGGAGTGAGCTCTGCTCTGCTCTTCATATCCGTAGGAG GGGTGTTTGCTCCCACACTCTTCTCAAAGACCTTCGGTAATCTAGTGTGTGAAAGCTGCACCAATATTCCAGGCAATGCCAGCGTGCCGTTCATTTGCAAGGATTGTCATTACGAAACA AGTCAAGCTGACCCACATTTGATTCTGTCCCAAACTGA GCCCCTGGTCTACACAATTTCCGTGCTGCTTCCTGCTGCATACCTGATTGGCCTAATTTTCACCTTGAAGACCCACTCCCACATCTACGACATCCATATCAGCGATGACCCAGCAGGTCTTGTACATAGTCAGCAGGCGCCAGTGAGCGCCAGTGCCTCTCAGCCGCCTGGTGAGGTCCCCGCTGGCCGTCTCCTGGAAGCTAATTCGTGCATCAATGCCAGAATTATTGCCACTGACCAGCCAGTCGCCACAG GCCATCATGTGGTGCACTGGTCCCGAAGGAGAGCTCTGGCAGTGCTGATTGTTGCCACAGTGTTGATGGCATGTTGTGCTGATCTCAGCACGGAGAACATCGAACCCTTGTTGAACCATTCTTCAATCTCTCAG TACTTTATTGGTGTTACTTTGTTGGCTATGGTACCAGAGCTTCCTGAGATTGTCAATGGGATCCTGTTTGCATTGCAGAACAACATCAGCCTCAG CCTTGAGGTGGGCAGCTGCATCGCTGTGCAGGTCTGCATGATACAGATTCCACTGCTCGTACTCTTCAATGCCTTCTAT GATGTTGGATTTGTGCTTGTGTTCAGTGACATTCACCTCTGGGCCAGCATCTTCAGTGTCATCCTGGTTAATTACATCTTCATGGATGGAAAATGTGACTACTTTCAAG GCACTGCCCTGGTGGTGGTCTACCTCATCCTTTTGGCCCTTTACTTCTTTGCTCCTTCTCCACACTCTTGTTGA